A region of the Caballeronia sp. TF1N1 genome:
GCACATGTGCGTCGCGTGACTTCCGGCAAGGTTCTCGCTCCGCTCAGGGAATTTACACGTCCACAGCGTAATACTTACCCGGTTTCGTGATGGCTTGCGCGGACCACTTCGGGCAGAACATTTCCTGGACGCCGTCACCGACGGCTGGCATGAAAGCTGCAAGTATGACGCCATCCTTATTCGAACAAGCTCGCAGCAAGCGGTCGGTGTGCATCGCGACTGCGAGCGGACGGCAGCGAGAGAGGTAACACGCATCATGGACGATACGCTCGACTTCGACACCGCCACGCGCGACGGCAATTCGGTCGGCAACTTCGGTGGCAACGCCAGCAAGCCCGTGCGGCCGACGCGCGGCGGACAGGAACTCGCGGTGCGCGAGCCGATCGACATTTACCATTGGGCTCTGGTCGCGCTGGTGACCGCGCTCATGTGTGCCGTGCTCGGTTACGCGGCGGGCACGCCTGCGCTCTCGCGTGCGGCGAACGTCACGAGCGCCGTGTTCGGCGTGCTTGGCGTCGCGTTGATGGCCGGCGGCGTCCTGCGCAATCTGCGCATGCGTTTCACGATGCACGGTGTGGCCAAGGCGCTCGCGGGCGCTGAAACGCATTGAGATACACAAAGCTTCAGACTTCACCCCCACATTTCTAAGGCAAGGACCTGATTTCATGACTGAGACGACTGTCCAGCTTGCGTTGGGCAAGCAGAAAATTATCGAAGACATCAAGGTGCTGCTCAACGACTCGGAAGAGTTGTTGCGGCTCTCGGCGTCGCTGCCGGGCGAGGGCGTCGATGCCTTGCGCACGCGCCTTCGCGATCACGTCGATTCGGCGCGCTCCGCGCTCGAAGACGCGCAAACAAGCGCGCAGACGCGTTACAAGACCAGCGTCGAGTGCACCGAAAAATATGTGCGCGAAAATCCGTGGCAATCGCTGGGTATCGCGGCGGGCGCGGGCTTTCTCATCGGGCTTCTGGTTGTCCGCTGATCGAAGCGCGCTAAGTAGTCAAGAGCGCGCATCGGCGAAATCAAGGCACAAACAGCGATTTAGATAACCAAGGGAGAAAACGAGATGGCACGTCCTTCAATCGGAATTTTCGGGGCGCTGTTCGCGGTGGGCAGCGTGCTTGCATGGAAATGGGCGCAATCGCGCGATGCCGCCACACGGCGCACGGCCCGCGATCTGCACCGCTGGGAAGACGAGGGCGGCAAGGTGCTGACGCCGTCGAGTCGCCTGCCCGCGCCGCACGAGGTGAATGGTCACGGCGTAGGCGGCACGGCGGACGCCTGGAATTTCCCGCGAAGCTGACGCGCAGTAGTCCACAACCGTCGTTCCATTGCGAACGACGGAGTGCTGCCGGAAGGCGCTTTCATCACCGCCGCGCTCGAACGAACTCCACGCACGCCCGACCGGCGTGCGTTTTTATGTCGATAAACCTTTATAATCAACGAATATCCGCCATAAGTTGCCTAAATGGAAAAACTTACGGCTGAGAGACCCAAGCGTACAGCGCATCGGAAATTATTCTATTTCTCGCGCTTTTTGCGTCATGCACTTCAAGCTCGAGCCACAACGGGCGCATGACCGAAAGCCGCACCGGCCCGGGCAGTCCACCGTGTCATCGCCCGGAGAAGACCACGCCGCACCTGGCGTGTGACCCTGAAAACGCTTTGGAAATATCGAGACGCAATGCCACATGTATTGATTGTCGATGACGATCCCAGTACCCGCGAGGCGCTAGCCGCGATCATCGGCGAAGACGGACTGACGACAGCCACGGCAGGCGACTTGCGCGAGGCGCGCATCCAGCTCGTGCGGCAGACGCCGGACGTCGTGTTTACCGACCTCAAGCTGCCCGACGGCACCGGCGTCGATCTGTTCGAGGATCTGGACCCGCGCTCGGGCGTCGAGTTCATCGTCATTACCGGCCATGCGACCGTCGAGTCCGCGGTCAGCGCACTCAAGATGGGTGCGGCGGATTATCTGGTCAAGCCCATCAACATGCAGCGCGTGAAGGCGATCCTTTCGCGCCTGCCGCGCGCCGGCGACCTGAAAGCGGAAATCGGCACCTTGCGTGGCGAGTTGCGCCGCATGGGCCGCTTCGGGCTGATGCTCGGCAATTCGCCAGCCATGCAGACGGTCTACGATCAGATCGGCCGCGTGGCACCGACGGCAGCGTCCGTACTGCTGATCGGCGAGTCCGGCACCGGCAAGGAAGTCGCCGCGCAGACGCTGCACGAGCTGAGCCTGCGACGCAAGCACGCGTTCATCGCGGTGAATTGCGGCGCCATTTCGCCGAACCTGATCGAATCCGAAATGTTCGGCCATGAACGCGGCTCGTTCACGGGCGCGGACCGGCAGCACAAGGGTTATTTCGAGCGCGCGAACGGCGGCACGCTGTTCCTCGACGAAATCACCGAGATGCCTATCGAGCTTCAAGTGAAGCTGTTGCGCGTGCTCGAAACCGGCATGTTCATGCGCGTCGGGACCACGAAGGAACTCGAAACGGACGTGCGCCTGATTGCCGCGACCAATCGCGATCCCGAGCAGGCTGTGCTCGAAGGCAAACTGCGGCTCGACCTGTATCACCGCCTGAACGTGTTTCCGATCAACCTGCCGCCGCTGCGCGAACGCGGCACGGACGTCGAATTGCTCGGGCAGGCGTTCCTCGACGAACTCAACTCGCGTTACAACACGAAGAAGGTGTTTCCCGCCGCCGTGCGTGAAATGCTCGCGTCCTACAACTGGCCCGGCAACGTGCGCGAGTTGAAGAACTACGTGCAGCGCGCGTACATCATGTCGGGTACGGATTCGGATAGCACGGCCACCGTGCCGCTGCAGATTTCACTTTCGCGTCCTTCGGCGGGCACGGCCGTGACGATTCCCTTCGGCACGTCCCTCGCGCAGGCTGACCGGCAGCTCATTCTCGCGACGCTCGAACAATGCGGCGGCGTGAAGACGCGGGCGGCGGAAATTCTCGGCATCAGCCTAAAGACGCTGTATAACCGGCTCGTCGAATATGGCGAGGATGCCGCTGGCAAGGCAGCCGTCGGAGAAGGCGGAGACCTTTCTGACGCGGATAGCGAAAATACCTGAACGTCGCTTATCTTTAGACAAAACATTGCCCGCTGCTTGCAAAAGCGCGGGCTTTTTTATTTGTCGCATGCGGATTCAGCGCCGATAATGAAGCGAAGTCCTGGCGTGAGGTAGGCGTAAATTGGAAGAAACAAGGGCATAGGCCTTGCTGATCTCTGACTGCCATCCACGCGCGGGAAACCGTAAGAAAAAAGGAGCGTGGATGCGGCGATTACGATCACAAGACCGCAAGGAGCCTGACATGCCCGATTTCGCATCCGATAGCGCTCGAATCAGCGCGCAGACGCCCCAGCCGCCGGACCCGCCCGTGACGCCGCCCGATCAGCCGCCGCCCACGCCGATTCCGCCCGACACGAATCCCGATCCGACTCGCGAGCCGCCCGAACAACCGATGCAGCCCATTGGCGACCCGCCGCCCGGACCGAACGAAGCGCCGCACGTGCAATAAGCGAATTGGCGGACTTTCGACCATTCACTGAATCTGTGCAAGCTTTGAATAAGTTTCCATCTCGAAGGTAGGGATTACAACGTAGCCAGCAACGATGACCGGCGCTGCAATCAGTGTCCGGTCGATTTTTCTAGCAAAGATGCATCGCGACAAGATCGGTCCGACGCCGCCGACGTCATTTTCGACGGCCTTCTTCTCTGGAGGCATTGATGAGGCATCCCGCACTCCGACGCTCCGCGCGTCACTCTTCCAAGCGCGAAGCACGCGCCGAGGCGGCTAAAACGGCTGGTGGCGAAGCCGCGCCGGCACCGCCGATCGAACACGATCCCGCCAGCCAGAACCGCCCCGCACCTGACGCTCCGCCCGACGGCGAGCACAATCAGGGCGGCGTGCGCCGCGAGGGAATCGATTATCAGCGCGACCTGGGTTCGGAGCAGGATTCCTGATTTCACCGCCTTCGTTTCCTTCGACGAAAGAGCAAAAACTTCTACGCGGCGACGGCTTACCGCGTGTCCGATTTCGTTCGTAACACTTGGATACGAATTTTCATCCTGCCCGTGTCTCAAAAAGGCACGACTCTTGCATATCTTCAGCCGCCAATTCGAGCAAGCAACGACAACTGAGAGGTGATGCTGTAATGAGCAGATTGATCGTGGTTTCGAATCGCGTCGCGCCGATTCAGGAAGGCAAGCCCAGCGCGGGCGGCCTTGCTATCGGCGTTCTGGATGCGCTCAAGGAGACGGGCGGCGTATGGTTCGGTTGGAGCGGCGAGATCGTCGGTGAAGCGGCTGACCCTGTCATAGAGAAAAACGGCAATGTGACGTATGCCACCGTCGGCCTGACGCGCCGCGATTACGATCAGTATTACCGTGGTTTTTCGAACGCCACGCTGTGGCCGACTTTCCACTACCGCAACGACCTGTCGCGCTTCGATCGCGAGGAATACGCGGGCTACATGCGCGTGAACGCGGGACTCGCCGCGAAGCTCAAGACGCTCATCAAGCCGGATGACATCATCTGGGTACACGACTATCACTTGCTGCCGTTCGCGCAGGAGTGCCGCAAGATCGGCATCCAGAATCCGATTGGCTTCTTCCTGCACATTCCGTTTCCGGTGCCGGAAGTGATGCGAACCGTGCCGCCGCACGAGGAACTGATTGCCGGCATGTGTCAGTACGACGTCGTGGGCTTTCAGACCGATGCCGACAAGCAGTCCTTCACCGATTACGTCGAACGTAGCGGGCGTGGTCATCTGAGCGAAGACGGCATGTTGCAGGCGTTCGGCCGCATGCTGAAAGTGGGCGCGTATCCGATCGGCATCTATCCGGACGCCATCGCCAAGGCAGCGGATCAGTTCTCCAACCGCAAGCAGGTCAAGAGCCTGCGCGACAGCATGCGTGGCCGCAAGCTCATCATGAGCGTCGATCGGCTGGATTATTCGAAGGGCCTCGTCGAGCGCTTCCAGGCTTTCGAGCGCCTGTTGCTCAACGCGCCGGGCTGGCATGGCCGCGTTTCGCTCGTGCAGATCGCGCCGCCGACGCGCTCGGACGTGCAGACGTATCAGCGTATCCGCCAGAACCTGGAAGGCGAAGCGGGGCGTATCAATGGCCGTTTTGCGCAACTCGACTGGACGCCGATTCAATATCTCAACCGCAAATACGAACGCAATCTGCTGATGGCGCTTTTCAGGCTTTCGCAGGTCGGATATGTCACGCCGCTGCGTGACGGAATGAATCTCGTGGCGAAGGAATATGTCGCGTCGCAAGACCCGGCCGATCCGGGCGCGCTCGTGCTGTCGCAATTCGCCGGCGCGGCGGATCAACTGCCGGGCGCGCTCGTCGTCAATCCGTTCGATCTGTCGCAGATGTCCGAAGCGCTCGAACGTGCGTTGTCGATGCCGCTCGCCGAACGCCAGGCGCGTCACGCCGACATGATGGCGCCGCTGCGCGAGAACAATCTGTCCGTGTGGCGCGATTCGTTCCTGTCGGATCTGCGCAGCGTCGCAACCGCGACTTCCGTCACCGAGCAGACCGTCAAGACGGTGCGCCAGGGCGCGAGTACATCGACGCAGGCAAGACGGCCCTCCGCCAAGGCTTGAACGTGTAACCAGAAGACCCCGCGCCTCGACAAGGCGCGGGGTTTTTATTTGTGCGCGCCATTGGACACCAAGAGGCTTTCGCGGAACGCTCCTTGCGCTTCAACCTTCGACACGAAACGAAGGAGGTCACGATGAGCGGAAGCACTCTGAATCCCAATGAAGAAGGCGAGATCGAAGTTGGCAAGGGGCACGGCACAGGCGCGTTAGGTCCGAGCGATTCCTCGGATAGCGGTTCCGA
Encoded here:
- a CDS encoding sigma-54 dependent transcriptional regulator is translated as MPHVLIVDDDPSTREALAAIIGEDGLTTATAGDLREARIQLVRQTPDVVFTDLKLPDGTGVDLFEDLDPRSGVEFIVITGHATVESAVSALKMGAADYLVKPINMQRVKAILSRLPRAGDLKAEIGTLRGELRRMGRFGLMLGNSPAMQTVYDQIGRVAPTAASVLLIGESGTGKEVAAQTLHELSLRRKHAFIAVNCGAISPNLIESEMFGHERGSFTGADRQHKGYFERANGGTLFLDEITEMPIELQVKLLRVLETGMFMRVGTTKELETDVRLIAATNRDPEQAVLEGKLRLDLYHRLNVFPINLPPLRERGTDVELLGQAFLDELNSRYNTKKVFPAAVREMLASYNWPGNVRELKNYVQRAYIMSGTDSDSTATVPLQISLSRPSAGTAVTIPFGTSLAQADRQLILATLEQCGGVKTRAAEILGISLKTLYNRLVEYGEDAAGKAAVGEGGDLSDADSENT
- the otsA gene encoding alpha,alpha-trehalose-phosphate synthase (UDP-forming), with product MSRLIVVSNRVAPIQEGKPSAGGLAIGVLDALKETGGVWFGWSGEIVGEAADPVIEKNGNVTYATVGLTRRDYDQYYRGFSNATLWPTFHYRNDLSRFDREEYAGYMRVNAGLAAKLKTLIKPDDIIWVHDYHLLPFAQECRKIGIQNPIGFFLHIPFPVPEVMRTVPPHEELIAGMCQYDVVGFQTDADKQSFTDYVERSGRGHLSEDGMLQAFGRMLKVGAYPIGIYPDAIAKAADQFSNRKQVKSLRDSMRGRKLIMSVDRLDYSKGLVERFQAFERLLLNAPGWHGRVSLVQIAPPTRSDVQTYQRIRQNLEGEAGRINGRFAQLDWTPIQYLNRKYERNLLMALFRLSQVGYVTPLRDGMNLVAKEYVASQDPADPGALVLSQFAGAADQLPGALVVNPFDLSQMSEALERALSMPLAERQARHADMMAPLRENNLSVWRDSFLSDLRSVATATSVTEQTVKTVRQGASTSTQARRPSAKA
- a CDS encoding YqjD family protein, whose amino-acid sequence is MTETTVQLALGKQKIIEDIKVLLNDSEELLRLSASLPGEGVDALRTRLRDHVDSARSALEDAQTSAQTRYKTSVECTEKYVRENPWQSLGIAAGAGFLIGLLVVR